From the genome of Uranotaenia lowii strain MFRU-FL chromosome 1, ASM2978415v1, whole genome shotgun sequence, one region includes:
- the LOC129738283 gene encoding lipase 3-like gives RPEYNEKIHLMQALAPVAFTSHMRSPLLRVLSVFQETLTILFETFGIDEFKPNNSILHDIARLFCSGSITSNLCLNVLFQLAGADPDQVELQIIPLLVGHTPAGASTKQIVHYAQGVRTAQFRRYDFGKIKNTFIYGMPEPPEYNLTEVRTPVVFHYGLNDYLADPEDVLQLGRALPNLIEHRQVQHNTFNHLDFLFAKDVRELLYGDIIQRILTWKVL, from the exons CGTCCTGAGTACAACGAAAAGATACATCTGATGCAGGCTCTAGCGCCAGTGGCCTTCACGAGTCATATGAGAAGTCCTCTGCTACGAGTGTTATCCGTATTCCAAGAAACCCTAACCATACTTTTTGAAACCTTCGGGATCGACGAGTTCAAGCCGAACAATAGTATTCTCCATGACATAGCTCGATTGTTTTGCTCTGGAAGTATTACAAGTAATCTGTGCCTGAACGTCCTTTTTCAATTGGCAGGAGCTGATCCCGATCAGGTCGAACTG CAAATAATTCCCCTTCTCGTTGGTCACACACCTGCGGGTGCATCGACGAAGCAGATTGTCCACTACGCTCAAGGCGTACGGACGGCACAATTTCGTCGATACGATTTcggtaaaatcaaaaatacattcATATACGGCATGCCGGAACCTCCGGAGTACAACCTCACGGAAGTACGGACACCGGTTGTGTTTCACTACGGCTTGAACGATTATCTTGCTGATCCCGAAGACGTACTGCAGCTTGGCCGTGCACTACCGAATCTCATTGAACACCGCCAGGTGCAGCATAACACCTTTAACCATCTGGATTTTCTGTTTGCCAAGGATGTTCGGGAGCTACTGTATGGGGACATCATCCAGAGAATTCTGACCTGGAAAGTATTGTGA